A single Panthera tigris isolate Pti1 chromosome A3, P.tigris_Pti1_mat1.1, whole genome shotgun sequence DNA region contains:
- the VAMP8 gene encoding vesicle-associated membrane protein 8, with translation MEEASGGGGNDRVRNLQSEVEGVKNIMTQNVERILARGENLDHLRNKTEDLEATSEHFKTTSQKVARKFWWKNVKMIVLICVIVFIIILLIVLFATHAIPT, from the exons ATG GAGGAGGCCAGTGGAGGTGGAGGAAATGATCGTGTACGGAACCTGCAGAGTGAGGTGGAAGGAGTCAAGAATATCATGACCCAGAATGTGGAGCGGATCCTGGCCCGAGGAGAAAACCTGGACCATCTCCGCAAcaagacagaggatctggaagCCACA TCGGAGCACTTCAAGACCACGTCACAGAAGGTGGCTCGGAAATTCTGGTGGAAGAACGTGAAGATGATTGTCCTCATCTGTGTGATTGTTTTTATCATCATCCTCCTCATCGTGCTCTTTGCCACCCATGCCATCCCAACTTAg
- the VAMP5 gene encoding vesicle-associated membrane protein 5, protein MAGKELERCQRQADEVTEIMLNNFDKVLERDGKLAELEQRSDQLLDMSSAFSKTTKTLAQKKSWENIRCRIYLGLVVGGGLLVILIVLLAIFLPQSSEGSSAPQAQDAGAASGPGD, encoded by the exons ATG GCAGGGAAAGAGTTGGAACGGTGCCAGCGGCAGGCGGACGAGGTGACGGAAATCATGCTCAACAACTTCGACAAGGTCCTGGAGCGCGATGGAAAACTGGCAGAGCTGGAGCAGCGTTCTGACCAACTCCTGGACATG AGCTCAGCCTTCAGCAAGACAACCAAGACCCTGGCCCAGAAGAAGAGCTGGGAGAACATCCGATGCCGGATCTACTTGGGGCTGGTGGTGGGTGGCGGCCTGCTCGTCATCCTGATTGTGCTCCTGGCCATCTTTCTCCCACAGAGCAGTGAGGGCAGCAGTGCCCCACAGGCCCAGGATGCAGGCGCTGCCTCAGGGCCTGGGGACTGA